A genomic region of Luteibacter aegosomatissinici contains the following coding sequences:
- a CDS encoding LysR substrate-binding domain-containing protein, which produces MHAFSPRQLEVFVDIATTGSVRAASERLHLSQPAASMALGELERQIGEPLFDRERGRLRLNDRGRNLLPLARELVERHAEFARRASGAVTALSGELRVGASNTVGNYLVGDLVGPFVDAHPTVALRLTVANTDRIAQGVLDHDVDIGCVEGPVAHPALEARPWREDRLVVCARPAHRLAGKKRLKREDFAGERWVLRERGSATRALSERALAELPEGRTVLELDQSEAIKQAVIAGLGIACLPEVAVTDAVATGRLAVLATPFLDLRRTLSVLLHRQRYRGAVLEAFLGALG; this is translated from the coding sequence ATGCATGCCTTCAGCCCTCGCCAGTTGGAAGTCTTCGTTGATATCGCCACCACGGGCAGCGTGCGCGCTGCCAGTGAGCGGCTGCACCTCAGCCAGCCTGCGGCCTCGATGGCGCTGGGTGAGCTGGAGCGGCAGATCGGCGAACCGTTGTTCGATCGCGAACGCGGGCGCCTTCGGCTCAACGACCGGGGGCGCAACCTGTTGCCGCTGGCGCGCGAGCTCGTGGAGCGGCATGCCGAGTTTGCGCGGCGTGCATCCGGCGCCGTGACGGCCCTGAGCGGCGAGCTACGGGTAGGTGCCAGCAATACCGTAGGCAATTACCTCGTTGGCGATCTCGTGGGCCCCTTCGTCGATGCCCACCCCACGGTCGCCTTGCGCCTTACGGTCGCCAACACCGACCGCATTGCGCAGGGCGTACTCGACCACGACGTCGATATCGGTTGCGTGGAGGGGCCGGTGGCGCACCCGGCGCTTGAGGCACGCCCATGGCGTGAGGATCGGCTCGTCGTGTGTGCGCGGCCCGCACACCGACTGGCTGGAAAGAAACGCCTGAAGCGCGAGGACTTTGCCGGTGAGCGTTGGGTGTTGCGTGAACGTGGGTCAGCCACGCGCGCGCTGAGCGAGCGGGCGCTCGCGGAACTGCCCGAAGGACGAACTGTCCTGGAGCTCGACCAGTCCGAAGCAATCAAACAGGCCGTCATCGCGGGGTTAGGCATCGCCTGCCTGCCCGAGGTGGCCGTCACGGACGCGGTCGCCACCGGGCGGCTGGCGGTACTGGCTACACCGTTCCTCGACTTGCGCCGGACGCTGTCGGTGCTGTTGCACCGGCAGCGGTACCGGGGGGCGGTTTTGGAGGCATTTCTTGGGGCGTTGGGGTAG
- a CDS encoding YeiH family protein, whose amino-acid sequence MSGQFIRPDQPKAFAVSTVAATPAPESRLPGILLAFAVAAVAFGLGRLMPLVGGAVCGIVLGILVRHFAAPSATFQPGIRFAGKQILQWSIIALGFGLSLNQVAKTGLESLSVTLATVAAAGLVAWGLGRVLRVHDKLQVLIGVGTAICGGSAIAAVVPIIKPDDHDTAFAISTIFLFNLVAVLMFPLLGHAMGLSDLGFGLWAGTAINDTSSVVAAGYSYSHAAGDYATIVKLTRATLIIPISLTIAFIVAWRQKRGGAGDFSLAKIFPWFILWFLVASGIRTAGLVPEALVPIIHFIAECLIIVALTAIGLSADLRRMAKTGPRPILLGLGTWAAVALTSLLVQHIIGRW is encoded by the coding sequence ATGAGCGGACAATTTATCCGTCCTGATCAACCCAAGGCCTTTGCCGTGTCCACCGTCGCCGCCACTCCTGCGCCCGAATCCCGCCTGCCAGGCATCCTCCTCGCCTTCGCCGTCGCGGCGGTGGCTTTCGGCCTTGGTAGGCTGATGCCCCTGGTGGGCGGCGCGGTCTGCGGCATCGTCCTCGGTATTCTCGTGCGGCACTTCGCAGCCCCTTCGGCGACGTTCCAGCCGGGCATTCGTTTCGCGGGGAAGCAGATCCTGCAGTGGTCGATCATTGCCCTGGGTTTCGGGCTCAGCCTGAACCAGGTGGCGAAAACCGGGCTTGAATCGCTCTCGGTCACCCTGGCCACCGTCGCAGCCGCTGGCCTGGTCGCGTGGGGCCTTGGCCGCGTCCTGCGCGTGCACGACAAGCTACAGGTCCTGATCGGTGTGGGCACTGCCATTTGCGGTGGTTCGGCTATCGCCGCCGTGGTGCCCATCATCAAACCCGATGACCACGACACCGCATTCGCCATCAGCACCATCTTCCTGTTCAACCTGGTGGCCGTGCTGATGTTCCCGTTGCTCGGGCATGCGATGGGTCTGTCCGACCTGGGCTTTGGCCTGTGGGCAGGTACGGCGATCAACGACACCTCGTCGGTCGTGGCTGCGGGCTACAGCTACAGCCACGCCGCGGGTGATTACGCGACCATCGTGAAGCTTACCCGCGCCACGCTGATCATCCCGATCAGCCTGACCATCGCCTTCATCGTCGCGTGGCGACAGAAGCGCGGCGGCGCGGGTGATTTCAGCCTGGCGAAGATCTTCCCCTGGTTCATCCTGTGGTTCCTGGTGGCCTCAGGTATTCGTACCGCCGGCCTCGTCCCTGAAGCACTTGTCCCCATCATCCACTTCATCGCGGAATGCCTGATCATCGTGGCGCTGACCGCCATCGGCCTCTCCGCCGACCTGCGCCGCATGGCGAAAACGGGCCCCCGCCCCATCCTGCTGGGCCTGGGCACGTGGGCGGCCGTGGCGCTGACCAGTTTGCTGGTCCAGCACATCATCGGCCGCTGGTGA
- a CDS encoding GNAT family N-acetyltransferase — protein sequence MAFVNQLEPDALLEHFEHHPPRGFTPTRAGDGAPLFSTDFDLLTTADASLRERITRLPFQWFLKRLLRMRTCFVGTTVSEYALFNAGSHPVMMAADLSARYGKQQPLLIVKDLALDSPLTSAAERAWTRRFIDAARDRGYLIIEGQALAYVPINFASVDEYLGRLSSSRRKNLRRKLRTRGELQVDAIQTGEAFRADGAVDEVYALFENVYAQSEVHFDKLSREFFAATLREPGGVVFTYRHAGRLIGWNLCYEHGGKLLDKYVGFSYPAARDLNLYFVSWFVNLEYALSRGLTHYVAGWSDPQVKAELGASFHLTRHAVFIRNPLLRAVMSRFRHHFETDSQWVPRADATHRS from the coding sequence ATGGCCTTCGTGAACCAGCTCGAGCCGGATGCGCTGCTCGAGCACTTCGAGCACCACCCCCCGCGCGGGTTCACCCCGACGCGTGCGGGGGATGGTGCTCCGCTTTTCTCCACGGATTTTGATCTGCTCACCACGGCGGATGCATCGCTGCGTGAGCGGATTACCCGTTTGCCCTTCCAGTGGTTCCTGAAACGCCTGCTGCGCATGCGTACCTGCTTCGTGGGTACGACGGTCTCCGAGTACGCCTTGTTCAATGCCGGCAGTCATCCCGTGATGATGGCTGCCGATCTGTCGGCGCGGTACGGCAAGCAGCAGCCGCTGCTGATCGTGAAGGACCTGGCTTTGGATTCGCCGCTGACCTCGGCGGCCGAGCGTGCGTGGACGCGGCGGTTCATCGATGCGGCACGTGATCGCGGCTACCTGATCATCGAAGGCCAGGCGCTGGCCTATGTGCCCATCAACTTCGCCAGCGTCGATGAGTACCTTGGGCGGCTCTCGTCGTCCCGTCGGAAAAACCTTCGTCGCAAGTTGCGCACTCGGGGAGAGCTGCAGGTCGACGCCATTCAGACCGGCGAAGCATTCCGTGCCGACGGCGCGGTCGACGAGGTCTACGCGCTGTTCGAGAACGTGTACGCCCAGAGCGAAGTGCACTTCGACAAACTTTCCCGCGAGTTTTTCGCGGCCACCCTTCGTGAACCTGGTGGGGTGGTTTTTACATACAGGCACGCCGGCCGGCTCATCGGCTGGAACCTCTGCTACGAGCATGGCGGCAAGCTGCTCGACAAGTACGTGGGCTTTTCCTACCCGGCGGCGCGCGACCTCAACCTGTATTTCGTCAGCTGGTTCGTGAACCTGGAGTACGCGTTGTCCCGGGGACTTACGCACTACGTGGCCGGCTGGAGTGATCCACAGGTTAAAGCGGAGCTTGGGGCCAGCTTCCATCTTACGCGGCACGCCGTGTTCATCCGGAATCCGCTGCTGCGCGCCGTCATGTCCCGGTTCCGGCACCACTTCGAAACCGATAGCCAGTGGGTGCCACGCGCCGATGCAACCCATCGTTCTTGA